Proteins encoded together in one Telopea speciosissima isolate NSW1024214 ecotype Mountain lineage chromosome 4, Tspe_v1, whole genome shotgun sequence window:
- the LOC122657456 gene encoding dirigent protein 23-like, producing the protein MGKLGVVTLLLSFLIVTMAALGGSQPEDWHKSVVRVEKEEEKVTELHFYFHDTVSGKQPSAVRVAQAMESEKSPTLFGVVMMADDPLTEGPEPTSKVVGRAQGLYGSAGQEEFGLIMAMNYGFTDSIYNGSSLCILGRNSALHPIREMPIVGGTGLFQRARGIAVGQTYWFDETTGDAIVEYNVTAFHY; encoded by the coding sequence atgggaaaaCTTGGAGTGGTAACATTGTTACTTTCCTTCCTAATTGTTACCATGGCGGCGTTGGGTGGTAGTCAACCCGAGGACTGGCACAAGAGCGTAGTAAgggtggagaaggaagaagagaaggtgaCGGAGCTGCACTTCTACTTCCACGACACAGTTAGTGGAAAGCAACCCAGCGCGGTGAGGGTGGCTCAAGCGATGGAGTCGGAGAAATCGCCAACCCTCTTTGGAGTGGTGATGATGGCTGACGACCCATTGACGGAAGGCCCAGAACCAACCTCCAAAGTTGTGGGCCGAGCCCAGGGTTTGTACGGCTCAGCCGGCCAGGAGGAATTCGGCCTCATCATGGCCATGAACTACGGTTTCACGGACAGCATTTATAACGGTAGCAGCCTATGCATTCTGGGGCGAAACTCAGCACTGCATCCGATCCGGGAAATGCCGATCGTTGGGGGAACCGGTCTCTTCCAGAGGGCTCGAGGGATTGCCGTGGGTCAGACCTATTGGTTTGATGAGACCACTGGTGACGCCATTGTCGAGTATAATGTTACAGCTTTCCATTATTGA
- the LOC122657457 gene encoding translocase of chloroplast 120, chloroplastic-like, whose protein sequence is MENGVATDGKSHFGETLAIRDGISNPEVGDRDVHGLHESKDSEGQLFVEASEEIHSLESPVNLDADQAVKWEVHVDKTRDSGSLVVNGMPNGDHEMENFEEAIGLPLNERHDPVDEIGVAYGYANVEGNPEEVLPVESNGLDNFCSVGNAEAVVNLGNVGGNAEEVLPVESNGLDNFCSVGNAEAVVHLGNDLSQEGEQQLAIEKMITGLVLEEPVDEIIPADETGNVERYAEEVLPVESKRFDGGVSEAELRDVSDTLADRDAEPSRDGTEAEGRSDLVTDKSETGDLDDMSFEESPVLFEKADAVKIKQVESDVVGPSHGDEPDELIVHQDGESGELQEPSANLAGEGQDHQSVHLKNSSTEQDPSLTETGTREVEILKSVEESNTVKAGAAEPEAKGLHDSQPQFVDRNIKEGSSGHTVVEEPVSQETKKVENRGPEIQSARNVGSSTESSTNPPLPPRPAGLGSAPLLGAAHRALQQSRANGSIPVRQSQLVEDPMNGEAEENDETREKLQMIRVKFLRLAHRLGQTPHNVVVAQVLYRLGLAEQLRGRNTTRAGAFSFDTASAMAEQLEAAGQEALDFSCTIMVIGKTGVGKSATINSIFDEVKFDTDAFDMGTKKVQDVVGTVQGIKVRVIDTPGLLSSWSDQRQNEKILHSVKRFIKKTPPDIVLYLDRLDMQSRDFGDMPLLQTITEIFGPSIWFNAIVVLTHAASAPPDGPNGTASSYEMFVTQRSHVVQQAIRQAAGDMRLMNPVSLVENHSACRTNRAGQRVLPNGQVWKPHLLLLSFASKILAEANTLLNMQDSPPGRPFVTRSRAPPLPFLLSSLLQSRPQLKLPEEQFGDDEDALDEDLDEASDSDEETDYDELPPFKRLTKAQLAKLSRAQKKAYFDELEYREKLFMKKQLKEERKRRKFLKKMAASAKDLPNEYNENAEEESGGAASVPVPMPDLALPTSFDSDNPTHRYRFLDSSNQWLVRPVLETHGWDHDVGYEGINVERLFVVKDKIPLSFSGQVTKDKKEANIQMELAGSVKHGEGKATSLGFDMQTVGKDMAYTLRSETRFSNFKHNKTAAGFSVTQLGDALSAGVKVEDKLIVNKWFRLVMTGGAMTSRGDVAYGGSLEATLRDKDYPLGRMLSTLGLSIMDWHGDLAIGCNVQSQLPIGRAANIIARANLNNRGAGQVSIRLNSSEHLQIALIGLIPLLRKVVGYSQQLQFGQ, encoded by the coding sequence ATGGAAAATGGGGTTGCAACCGATGGTAAATCTCATTTTGGAGAAACATTGGCTATCAGAGATGGGATTTCTAATCCCGAAGTAGGAGATAGAGATGTTCATGGGCTTCATGAATCGAAGGATTCTGAAGGGCAACTTTTTGTGGAGGCTTCAGAAGAAATTCATTCGCTGGAGTCGCCTGTAAATCTTGATGCGGATCAAGCTGTTAAATGGGAGGTACATGTAGACAAGACCAGAGATTCTGGTTCTTTGGTAGTCAATGGAATGCCTAACGGAGACCATGAGATGGAAAATTTTGAAGAGGCTATCGGGCTTCCACTCAATGAACGTCATGATCCTGTTGATGAGATTGGAGTCGCCTATGGATATGCCAATGTGGAAGGTAATCCTGAGGAAGTTTTGCCCGTGGAATCAAATGGGTTGGATAATTTTTGTTCGGTTGGTAATGCAGAAGCTGTTGTCAATCTGGGCAATGTGGGAGGTAATGCTGAGGAAGTTTTGCCCGTGGAATCAAATGGGTTGGATAATTTTTGTTCGGTTGGTAATGCAGAAGCTGTTGTCCATCTGGGCAATGATCTGTCTCAGGAGGGGGAACAACAGCTCGCTATTGAGAAGATGATCACGGGTTTGGTTTTGGAGGAGCCTGTTGATGAAATTATCCCTGCAGATGAAACTGGCAATGTGGAGCGTTATGCCGAGGAAGTTTTGCCTGTGGAATCAAAGAGGTTTGATGGTGGTGTTTCAGAAGCTGAGTTGAGGGACGTTTCAGACACTTTGGCTGATAGAGATGCAGAACCTTCTAGGGACGGGACTGAGGCAGAAGGAAGGAGTGATTTAGTTACTGACAAATCTGAAACTGGGGATTTGGATGACATGAGTTTCGAGGAATCACCTGTTCTTTTTGAAAAAGCAGATGCTGTGAAGATCAAACAGGTGGAGTCTGATGTGGTTGGGCCTTCTCATGGAGATGAACCTGATGAATTGATTGTGCATCAAGATGGTGAAAGTGGTGAGTTACAGGAACCTTCTGCAAACTTGGCTGGGGAAGGCCAGGATCACCAGAGTGTACATTTGAAGAACTCTTCAACTGAACAAGATCCTTCTCTCACTGAGACTGGAACTCGAGAAGTTGAAATCCTGAAGTCTGTGGAAGAATCTAATACTGTTAAAGCCGGTGCAGCTGAACCAGAGGCAAAAGGTTTACACGACTCTCAGCCTCAGTTTGTTGACAGAAATATCAAAGAAGGTTCATCTGGCCATACTGTGGTGGAGGAACCTGTTTCTCAGGAAACCAAAAAGGTTGAGAACAGAGGACCAGAAATTCAGTCTGCACGAAATGTTGGTTCATCAACTGAAAGTTCCACAAATCCTCCTCTTCCACCTCGTCCTGCTGGCCTTGGGAGTGCGCCACTGTTGGGAGCTGCTCATCGTGCACTGCAGCAGTCTCGAGCAAATGGATCTATACCTGTGCGTCAATCTCAACTTGTTGAAGACCCTATGAATGGTGAGGCTGAGGAGAATGATGAAACTCGTGAAAAACTCCAGATGATCCGGGTAAAGTTTCTGCGTCTTGCTCATCGGCTTGGTCAGACTCCCCATAATGTTGTTGTTGCTCAGGTACTATACAGGCTAGGGTTAGCAGAACAGCTGCGAGGGAGAAACACAACTCGTGCTGGTGCCTTTAGCTTTGACACTGCAAGTGCAATGGCTGAGCAGCTTGAGGCAGCTGGGCAGGAAGCCCTTGATTTTTCGTGCACAATCATGGTTATTGGAAAGACAGGAGTTGGTAAAAGTGCAACCATCAATTCAATATTTGATGAAGTCAAGTTCGACACTGATGCATTCGACATGGGCACTAAGAAGGTTCAGGATGTGGTTGGAACGGTTCAGGGGATCAAGGTACGGGTGATTGATACGCCTGGCCTCCTATCTTCCTGGTCAGATCAACGTCAAAATGAGAAGATCCTACATTCTGTTAAGCGTTTCATCAAGAAGACACCTCCAGATATTGTTTTGTATCTCGATAGATTGGACATGCAAAGCAGGGATTTTGGTGATATGCCACTTTTGCAAACTATTACAGAGATATTTGGACCATCTATTTGGTTCAATGCAATTGTAGTTCTGACCCATGCAGCTTCTGCACCTCCTGATGGTCCGAATGGTACTGCTTCAAGTTATGAGATGTTTGTAACCCAGCGTTCCCATGTGGTTCAGCAAGCCATTCGTCAAGCAGCAGGGGACATGCGACTCATGAACCCTGTTTCATTAGTGGAGAATCACTCTGCATGCAGAACAAACAGGGCTGGGCAGAGAGTCTTGCCAAATGGTCAAGTCTGGAAGCCTCATTTGTTATTGCTCTCCTTTGCATCAAAGATTCTGGCTGAGGCAAACACACTTCTAAATATGCAAGATAGTCCCCCAGGAAGGCCTTTTGTGACTCGATCTAGGGCACCACCTTTACCATTCCTCTTGTCATCCCTTCTCCAATCAAGGCCCCAGTTGAAACTGCCTGAGGAGCAGTTTGGCGATGATGAGGATGCTCTTGATGAGGACTTGGATGAGGCATCAGATTCAGATGAAGAGACAGATTATGATGAATTGCCACCTTTCAAGCGATTGACCAAGGCTCAACTGGCGAAGTTGAGTAGAGCACAGAAGAAGGCTTATTTTGATGAGCTAGAATATAGAGAGAAGCTTTTTATGAAGAAACAActgaaagaggagagaaagcggcgtaaatttttaaagaaaatggcAGCTTCTGCTAAGGATTTGCCAAATGAGTACAATGAGAATGCTGAAGAAGAAAGTGGAGGAGCTGCATCTGTGCCAGTTCCGATGCCTGATTTGGCCTTGCCAACTTCGTTTGATTCAGACAATCCCACTCACAGATACCGGTTTCTGGATTCTTCTAACCAGTGGCTTGTGAGGCCAGTTCTAGAAACTCATGGTTGGGATCATGATGTTGGCTATGAGGGTATAAATGTAGAAAGATTATTTGTGGTTAAAGACAAAATACCCTTGTCCTTTTCTGGTCAGGTTACGAAGGATAAGAAAGAGGCTAACATCCAGATGGAATTAGCTGGTTCTGTCAAGCATGGGGAAGGGAAAGCAACCTCATTAGGTTTTGACATGCAGACTGTTGGAAAAGACATGGCATATACTTTGCGCAGTGAGACAAGATTTAGCAACTTCAAACACAACAAGACAGCAGCTGGTTTCTCAGTTACTCAGCTGGGTGATGCCTTATCAGCGGGAgtgaaggttgaagacaaatTGATTGTTAACAAATGGTTCCGGTTGGTTATGActgggggtgcaatgaccagTCGTGGTGATGTGGCTTATGGAGGCAGTCTTGAGGCAACCTTAAGAGATAAAGACTATCCTTTGGGTCGTATGTTATCGACTCTTGGACTTTCTATTATGGATTGGCATGGAGATCTTGCAATTGGATGCAATGTACAGTCTCAACTACCAATAGGACGTGCAGCAAACATTATTGCTCGGGCAAATTTGAATAACAGGGGTGCGGGGCAAGTTAGTATTCGTTTGAATAGTTCAGAACACCTTCAGATTGCTTTGATCGGTCTTATACCCCTACTGAGAAAGGTAGTTGGTTATTCTCAACAACTACAGTTTGGTCAATGA
- the LOC122657455 gene encoding probable amidase At4g34880, with translation MTTFSSFGFNVSASNFSLEEATVAELQQAFKQNTLTSTQLVEFYLSQILKLNSKIRGIIEVNPDVLALAEQADNERKAGAPISTSALHGIPVLVKDNIATKDKLNTTAGSFALLGSVVPRDAGVVAKLRAAGAIIFGKAALSEWAHYRPGPNGWSARGGQALNPYVMSADPHGSSTGSAISVATNMVAVSLGTETDGSILGPAFANSVVGIKPTLGLTSRAGVVPISPRQDTIGPICRTVSDAAYVLDAIAGYDPYDNATLLASKFIPSGGYKQFLNASGLKGKRLGIVRNPFFNFPNSTYLGQAFNNHFQQLSQNGAILVDNLQIANISVILNSSESGESIALSTEFKIALNSYLSELVSSPIRTLADAIAFNLNHSTLEMIPEFGQAVFLAAENTTDTSNPAYQAALKSMQSLTENGIVKLMTENNLDALVTANSTVTPLLAIGGFPGISVPAGYEVDGTPFGICFSGLQGYEPRLIEIAYAFEQATKARKPPSYLV, from the exons ATGACTACCTTCTCTTCTTTTGGCTTCAATGTCTCTGCCTCCAATTTTTCCTTAGAGGAAGCAACGGTGGCAGAGCTACAGCAGGCCTTCAAACAGAACACCCTAACCTCTACGCAGCTTGTCGAATTCTATCTCTCACAGATTCTTAAACTCAATTCAAAGATTCGAGGTATTATTGAGGTGAACCCTGATGTGCTCGCCCTCGCCGAACAGGCCGACAATGAAAGGAAGGCCGGGGCTCCTATCTCCACGTCCGCGTTGCATGGCATACCGGTGCTGGTCAAGGACAATATAGCCACAAAAGACAAGCTTAACACCACCGCCGGTTCCTTTGCACTGTTGGGCTCTGTTGTCCCTCGTGACGCTGGTGTTGTGGCGAAGCTTAGAGCTGCCGGTGCCATCATCTTTGGAAAAGCTGCTCTTAGCGAGTGGGCTCATTATCGTCCTGGACCCAACGGTTGGAGCGCTCGAGGTGGCCAAGCCCTG AACCCGTATGTAATGTCGGCGGATCCTCATGGGTCAAGTACTGGATCAGCAATATCAGTGGCAACAAATATGGTAGCAGTGTCACTCGGGACTGAGACAGACGGTTCAATACTCGGTCCAGCATTTGCTAACTCAGTGGTTGGAATCAAACCCACTCTCGGACTCACTAGCCGAGCTGGGGTCGTTCCCATTAGTCCCAGGCAGGACACCATTGG GCCAATCTGTCGCACAGTGTCGGATGCAGCATATGTACTTGATGCAATTGCAGGCTACGATCCTTACGACAACGCGACTTTATTGGCGTCAAAGTTCATTCCCTCGGGTGGCTACAAGCAATTCTTGAATGCAAGTGGACTTAAAGGGAAGAGATTGGGAATAGTGAGGAATCCATTCTTCAACTTCCCCAACAGCACCTATTTGGGGCAAGCTTTCAACAATCATTTCCAACAACTAAG CCAAAACGGAGCAATTTTGGTAGATAATTTGCAAATAGCCAACATCAGCGTAATACTGAATTCCAGTGAAAGTGGTGAATCAATTGCATTGTCGACCGAGTTCAAGATCGCTTTGAATTCTTACCTTTCAGAATTGGTTTCTTCTCCAATCAGAACACTGGCAGATGCAATAGCCTTCAACCTGAACCACTCTACCTTG GAAATGATTCCAGAATTTGGGCAAGCCGTCTTTTTAGCAGCTGAGAACACCACAGATACCAGCAATCCTGCATATCAAGCAGCACTAAAGAGTATGCAAAGCTTGACAGAAAATGGAATTGTGAAACTAATGACAGAGAATAACTTGGATGCATTGGTTACTGCAAATTCTACTGTTACCCCTTTGCTAGCAATTGGGGGATTCCCAGGAATTAGTGTTCCAGCTGGTTATGAAGTAGATGGAACACCATTCGGCATCTGTTTTAGTGGATTGCAGGGTTATGAGCCAAGGTTGATTGAAATTGCTTATGCTTTCGAGCAAGCTACAAAGGCCAGGAAGCCTCCATCATACCTAGTTTAA